The Brasilonema sennae CENA114 genome includes a region encoding these proteins:
- a CDS encoding anthranilate phosphoribosyltransferase family protein gives MSTVFRDLLKKIASGEHTGHNLTRAEAATATKMMLRKEATPAQIGAFLIAHRIKRPTPEEIAGMLDAYDELGPKLQPIAWEQPVIVLGIPYDGRTRTAPISPVTALLLAASGQPVIMHGGDCFPTKYGVPLVEIWQRLGVDWTGLSLEKSQQVFEKTGLGFVYTPKHFPLTNSIWEYRDQLGKRPPLATMELIWCPYAGNAHIIAGFVHPPTEKLFQNTLALRGVTQLTTVKGLEGSCELPRDRTAIIGITRTSELDETGNISIERLHLSPRDYGFTTKNEPLGTTEELIADIQGVLNGKPSDLMQTALWNGGFYLWRCGICSDMREGIAKAEELFTSDVVTQKLEELSSNLLS, from the coding sequence ATGAGCACAGTATTCAGAGATTTACTTAAAAAGATAGCTAGTGGTGAGCATACTGGACATAACTTAACTCGTGCTGAAGCAGCCACCGCAACTAAGATGATGCTGCGCAAAGAAGCGACACCAGCACAAATTGGCGCATTTTTAATTGCTCATCGTATAAAACGTCCTACGCCTGAAGAAATCGCTGGAATGTTAGATGCTTATGATGAACTAGGACCAAAACTGCAACCAATCGCCTGGGAACAACCAGTGATAGTTTTAGGTATACCTTATGATGGCAGAACTCGCACCGCACCTATTAGCCCAGTAACGGCTTTGCTTTTAGCAGCAAGCGGACAACCAGTGATCATGCACGGTGGAGATTGTTTCCCCACAAAGTACGGTGTACCACTGGTAGAGATTTGGCAGCGGTTAGGAGTTGATTGGACTGGACTATCACTAGAGAAAAGCCAGCAAGTGTTTGAGAAAACTGGACTTGGTTTTGTTTATACTCCTAAGCATTTCCCGTTAACCAATAGTATCTGGGAGTACCGTGATCAGCTTGGCAAGCGTCCACCTTTGGCGACAATGGAACTCATTTGGTGTCCTTATGCAGGAAATGCTCATATTATTGCTGGGTTTGTCCATCCTCCCACAGAAAAATTGTTTCAAAACACCCTAGCATTGCGAGGAGTGACTCAATTGACAACAGTAAAAGGGTTGGAGGGAAGCTGTGAGTTACCACGCGATCGCACTGCTATCATTGGCATAACCAGAACTTCAGAACTGGATGAGACAGGCAATATATCAATAGAACGGTTACACCTGTCCCCTCGTGATTACGGCTTTACGACAAAAAATGAACCTCTCGGCACCACTGAAGAATTAATTGCCGATATACAGGGGGTATTGAATGGTAAACCCTCAGATCTCATGCAAACAGCTTTGTGGAATGGAGGATTTTACCTTTGGCGTTGTGGGATTTGTTCAGATATGCGTGAGGGTATTGCCAAAGCAGAGGAATTATTCACCAGTGATGTGGTTACTCAGAAGTTAGAAGAACTTTCTTCAAACCTTTTATCGTAG
- a CDS encoding LysR family transcriptional regulator, whose translation MRLEQLQAFLAIAETGSFQGASRKRGVTQSTVSRQIQALEEDLGLELFHRTSQAKLTLAGERLLPRAQKICQEWQSATQEIADLLAGKQPELCVAAIHSLCAYYLPPVLQKFCHDYPQVQLRVTSLGSDRALKVLKDGLVDLAIVMNNRFLCTGKEMLVEVLYDEPIEVLVAKNHPLAEYEHIPWLELTRYPQVVFKDGYGMQRLIQDRFERLEARLHAALEVNTLDAFRGVVRQGELVAMLPQSALVEARIDSTLAVRPLACNSNSNGSSSDSSSLTRQVVMVTTQDRLQIPPIKHFWQLVRDNVPPQLHSFTKSAC comes from the coding sequence ATGCGACTAGAGCAGTTGCAAGCCTTTCTGGCGATCGCAGAAACTGGAAGCTTTCAAGGTGCATCACGAAAACGCGGTGTCACCCAATCGACTGTTAGTCGGCAAATTCAGGCACTAGAAGAAGATTTGGGGTTGGAACTCTTCCACAGAACAAGTCAAGCAAAGCTGACACTAGCGGGTGAACGCTTGCTACCTCGTGCTCAAAAAATATGCCAAGAGTGGCAAAGTGCTACACAAGAAATCGCTGATTTATTGGCAGGAAAGCAGCCAGAACTTTGTGTTGCAGCAATTCACTCACTCTGTGCTTATTACCTACCACCAGTTTTGCAAAAATTTTGTCATGATTATCCACAAGTCCAATTGCGGGTGACGTCGCTGGGAAGTGATCGCGCCTTAAAAGTCCTCAAAGATGGACTCGTAGATTTGGCAATCGTCATGAATAATCGCTTCTTATGCACTGGCAAAGAAATGCTAGTAGAAGTGCTGTATGATGAACCAATAGAAGTTTTAGTTGCAAAAAACCATCCGTTAGCAGAATATGAACACATTCCTTGGTTGGAGCTGACTCGTTATCCGCAAGTCGTGTTTAAGGATGGTTATGGGATGCAACGCCTCATACAAGATAGATTTGAACGGTTAGAAGCTAGACTGCATGCGGCTTTAGAAGTCAATACTCTAGATGCTTTTCGAGGAGTCGTGCGCCAAGGGGAACTTGTGGCTATGCTACCACAGTCGGCATTAGTTGAAGCACGTATTGACTCTACCCTTGCAGTTCGTCCCCTAGCCTGCAACAGTAATAGTAATGGTTCTTCATCTGATAGTTCTAGTTTGACTCGGCAGGTTGTTATGGTGACGACTCAAGACCGTCTTCAAATTCCTCCTATCAAGCATTTTTGGCAGTTGGTTAGGGACAATGTACCACCGCAATTGCACTCTTTTACAAAGTCGGCTTGTTAG
- a CDS encoding helix-turn-helix transcriptional regulator: protein MTITITHQAYKDLWEKIKETTRHCDPSDPLDVIWKYPQQLGHGYIRCIELREGLEVEIFDCRLRNRLILELPERLDWLKFHFHLFGQHEDKHTNVGNKEYAVYGSGLAPKERNDGPEQRALEVTVLIHPDTLCSFISNPTGQLPTGLQQLIRPIEQECYTRVATVTSAMETVLWQILRCPYRGIPKRIFLESKALELVSLVLDQEIEIHTGDDPTIIQPLKPGTLDRIHYAQTLLQKNLHNPPSLVNLAQQAKLNECTLKRGFRQVFGTTVFGYLHNYRLEQARQLLAIGDMKVAEVAETVGFASRSYFAISFKKKFGLNPKDYQQQNGSVYQSPSP, encoded by the coding sequence ATGACGATTACGATAACGCATCAAGCTTATAAAGACCTGTGGGAGAAAATCAAGGAAACGACCAGGCACTGTGATCCATCTGACCCGTTAGATGTAATTTGGAAATATCCTCAACAGCTTGGACACGGATATATTCGGTGCATTGAACTACGTGAAGGGTTGGAGGTAGAAATTTTTGATTGTCGTTTGCGCAATCGCCTCATCCTCGAACTACCCGAACGCCTTGACTGGCTGAAATTCCACTTTCACCTCTTTGGGCAGCATGAAGATAAGCACACAAATGTTGGCAATAAAGAATACGCAGTCTACGGCAGTGGTCTTGCTCCCAAAGAAAGGAATGACGGTCCAGAACAACGGGCGCTGGAAGTGACGGTGTTGATTCATCCTGACACCCTATGTTCCTTTATTAGCAACCCAACTGGGCAATTGCCAACCGGACTCCAGCAGCTGATCCGACCGATTGAGCAGGAATGTTATACTCGTGTGGCAACAGTCACGTCTGCGATGGAAACTGTCCTGTGGCAAATCCTACGCTGTCCTTACCGGGGCATCCCCAAGCGAATATTTCTGGAGAGTAAAGCTTTGGAGTTGGTCAGTCTGGTGCTGGATCAGGAAATTGAAATTCACACAGGCGATGATCCCACTATCATCCAACCCCTCAAGCCCGGAACCCTGGATCGGATTCATTACGCCCAAACCCTGTTGCAAAAAAACTTGCACAATCCGCCTTCTTTGGTAAACTTAGCACAGCAAGCAAAGCTTAATGAGTGTACACTCAAGCGCGGATTTCGTCAAGTCTTTGGCACTACAGTGTTTGGTTATCTGCATAACTATCGCTTAGAACAGGCGCGTCAACTATTGGCAATAGGAGATATGAAGGTGGCAGAAGTAGCCGAGACGGTAGGCTTTGCCAGCCGCAGCTACTTTGCTATATCGTTCAAAAAGAAGTTCGGGCTTAACCCAAAAGACTATCAGCAGCAAAACGGCTCTGTTTACCAATCGCCCTCACCCTAA
- a CDS encoding TonB-dependent siderophore receptor, which translates to MSNVKWFAIVAGVVSVLLVEPVRAQVKESSTQAASTHSIKPTQQAPLMTKAQAVEPTRKIRRLSEIERPYTSAQMLLGQSPTPPNPPSVPRQSPQRGEPPQGTGSPYQGGRQGGEVVQVTDVKANPTKKGVEVILQTSKGQVLQLVNRSTGNRFIADIPNAQLRLPSGEAFTFGSQKPIAGVTQITVTNFDANTIRVTVTGETGVPTVELYDSPNEGLIFEVASTAPSAQQGQQPQTQQPPAQQPENQTQLKPSAEGDEPIELVVTGEQDGYRVRDSSTGTRTDTPLRDIPQSIQVIPQQVLRDQRADVNDALLNSPSVRNGAPTNFDAVRIQVRGFFSPPALDGIVSRIGNGTGANIGPDLTGIDRIDVLLGPSSILFGSSSPGGTVNFVTKQPLRDPYYFAEATVGSFDFYRGEVDFSGPLDDDKKVLYRLNASYRDQGFFTEFSRTRNLVIAPVISFALGENTNLSIDGTYKDFSQDSYNLGLPIVGTILPNPNGQIPRDRITNEGKLDAIQGRIGYKLEHKFSENWSVSNAFRYDSVDYTYNITFPQGLTPDSRSQRRQNSDASDLYDQYSMLTNVVGKFSTASIQHQLLFGFDLGRYDSAFISTTRTAAPIDLFNPVFGLPLGAITSRTDISSTLDELGILVQDQITFADNLKLLVGGRFDTFTQTDRNFITNTETSQSGEAFSPRVGIVYQPIPPVSLYANYTKSFQPAIGRAFDGSVFKPTRGTQYEIGVKTDINDRLSTTLALYDITQSNVLTSDPANLGFSVQTGEINSQGIELSVAGEILPGWNIFASYGYSDTRINKDNNPSLVGNRVQRTSPNNASLWTTYEFQQGDLQGLGLGLGLFYVGDRAGDNANTFTVPGYLTTDAAIFYKQNQFRAAINIKNLFNVDYFEGVFSRDRVFYGAPFTVQGTIRWEF; encoded by the coding sequence ATGTCAAATGTGAAATGGTTTGCAATCGTCGCGGGTGTTGTCTCGGTTCTATTGGTTGAGCCTGTGCGGGCGCAGGTGAAAGAGTCAAGCACTCAAGCAGCATCTACTCATAGCATCAAACCTACTCAACAAGCGCCTTTAATGACCAAAGCGCAGGCTGTTGAGCCAACGAGAAAGATTCGACGACTTAGTGAAATAGAGCGTCCTTACACGAGCGCTCAAATGTTACTGGGACAGTCACCAACACCACCAAACCCCCCTTCCGTCCCACGCCAGTCGCCACAACGGGGGGAACCCCCGCAAGGCACTGGCTCCCCTTACCAAGGGGGGAGACAGGGGGGTGAAGTTGTGCAAGTGACAGACGTAAAAGCAAATCCCACCAAAAAAGGTGTGGAAGTGATTTTACAGACATCTAAAGGCCAGGTGTTGCAACTAGTGAATCGCAGTACTGGCAATCGCTTTATCGCTGATATTCCCAATGCTCAACTGCGTTTACCTAGTGGCGAGGCATTCACATTCGGCTCCCAAAAACCAATTGCGGGTGTTACACAAATAACGGTAACAAACTTTGATGCCAATACTATTCGAGTAACGGTAACGGGTGAAACGGGTGTACCAACTGTTGAGTTATATGACAGTCCGAATGAGGGTTTAATTTTTGAGGTTGCCAGTACTGCACCATCAGCACAACAGGGGCAGCAACCTCAAACACAACAACCACCTGCACAGCAGCCAGAAAACCAGACACAACTAAAACCATCGGCAGAGGGTGATGAGCCGATTGAGTTGGTAGTCACAGGGGAACAAGATGGGTATCGCGTCAGAGATTCGTCAACTGGAACTAGAACCGATACCCCGTTACGTGACATTCCCCAATCAATTCAAGTCATCCCCCAGCAAGTGTTGCGCGACCAGCGTGCTGATGTGAATGACGCACTTCTTAATTCCCCTAGTGTCCGTAATGGCGCTCCCACTAACTTCGACGCAGTACGCATACAGGTGAGGGGATTTTTTAGTCCACCTGCATTGGATGGAATCGTTTCTAGAATAGGGAATGGTACAGGTGCTAATATAGGTCCTGACCTGACAGGAATTGACAGAATTGATGTTCTTTTAGGTCCAAGCTCTATTCTATTTGGTTCATCATCTCCGGGTGGAACAGTTAACTTTGTAACTAAGCAACCTCTTCGCGATCCTTACTACTTTGCTGAAGCAACTGTGGGAAGTTTTGATTTTTATCGCGGTGAAGTGGATTTTTCTGGGCCTCTTGATGATGACAAGAAAGTGCTTTATCGGTTGAACGCATCCTATCGAGATCAAGGTTTTTTCACCGAATTTAGTAGAACCAGAAACTTAGTAATTGCACCAGTTATCAGTTTTGCATTGGGGGAAAACACTAACCTGAGCATTGATGGAACTTACAAAGACTTCTCTCAGGATAGCTATAACCTGGGATTACCCATAGTGGGAACAATCTTGCCTAATCCCAATGGTCAAATACCCCGTGACCGCATTACAAATGAAGGTAAATTAGATGCTATACAGGGAAGAATTGGCTACAAGCTAGAGCATAAATTTAGTGAAAATTGGTCAGTCAGCAACGCATTTCGCTACGATTCTGTTGATTACACCTACAATATTACATTTCCTCAAGGTCTGACACCTGATAGTCGTAGTCAGCGCAGGCAGAACTCTGATGCCAGCGATCTTTACGATCAATACAGTATGCTGACTAATGTCGTTGGTAAATTTTCCACAGCTTCAATACAGCATCAGTTATTATTCGGCTTTGATTTAGGCAGATACGACAGCGCGTTTATATCTACGACTAGGACGGCTGCACCTATTGATTTATTCAATCCAGTTTTCGGTCTACCACTGGGTGCAATTACATCTAGAACTGATATAAGTAGTACTCTAGATGAGCTTGGTATTTTAGTGCAGGATCAGATTACATTTGCAGACAATTTAAAATTGCTTGTTGGTGGGCGATTTGATACATTCACTCAAACTGACAGAAATTTCATTACTAATACAGAAACTAGTCAATCAGGAGAAGCTTTTAGCCCCCGTGTAGGCATTGTCTATCAGCCGATTCCCCCTGTTTCTCTCTATGCAAACTACACTAAATCGTTTCAGCCGGCGATTGGTCGAGCTTTTGATGGTAGTGTCTTTAAACCCACTAGAGGTACTCAGTACGAAATTGGGGTGAAAACAGATATAAATGATCGGCTCTCAACGACACTGGCTTTGTATGACATTACTCAATCAAATGTCTTAACTAGCGATCCGGCAAATCTGGGTTTCTCAGTGCAAACCGGTGAGATCAATAGTCAAGGGATTGAACTAAGTGTGGCTGGAGAAATTTTACCTGGGTGGAATATTTTTGCTAGCTACGGTTACAGTGACACACGCATTAACAAGGACAACAACCCAAGTCTGGTTGGGAACCGTGTGCAAAGAACTAGCCCCAACAACGCCAGCCTATGGACAACCTATGAATTTCAACAAGGAGATTTGCAAGGTTTAGGATTGGGTTTAGGACTGTTTTATGTAGGCGATCGCGCAGGTGATAATGCTAATACATTCACAGTCCCTGGCTATCTCACTACCGATGCAGCTATCTTCTACAAACAAAACCAGTTTCGTGCTGCGATTAATATCAAAAACCTCTTCAACGTAGATTACTTTGAAGGTGTTTTCAGCCGAGATCGTGTCTTTTATGGTGCGCCATTCACAGTGCAGGGCACGATTCGGTGGGAGTTTTAA
- a CDS encoding type II toxin-antitoxin system VapC family toxin, whose translation MISNDGILVTRNQKDFSRVAGLRFEDWTVGD comes from the coding sequence GTGATTTCTAATGATGGTATTTTGGTAACGCGCAACCAGAAGGATTTTTCGCGTGTAGCTGGTTTGCGGTTTGAAGATTGGACAGTGGGGGATTAA
- a CDS encoding ABC transporter permease, with amino-acid sequence MALEALWSNKLRTLLTMLGVIIGITAVIAVTAIGQGTQKSTEQQLQSLGTDILQVQSGAARSGGVRQGSGSATTLTLEDAQAIAQEVLGVDRVSAFLQQNAQVVYAGNNDSMTIIGTDINYPYVRNTHPQTGRFFSQEEVDSAKAVAILGPTARDELLGTGSNAEGAQIRIAGETYDVIGVMETKGAQGPQNPDEQIYIPLTNMSARLVGNNAVKGLAIRGIYVKVKSQDLLDAAQYQTTNLLRVRHGIFPEKGETDDFRTVNSADIIETLTSTSKLFTVMIVAVAGISLIVGGIGIANIMLVSVVERTREIGIRKAIGATGTAILTQFLAEAVVIAIMGGVVGICLGIAIAFAASNLFKFPLVISPWSIVFGFGLTFVIGLLAGVVPARNAARLDPITALRSD; translated from the coding sequence ATGGCTCTTGAGGCACTGTGGAGTAATAAACTCCGCACCCTGCTAACCATGTTAGGCGTCATCATTGGCATTACGGCAGTCATTGCGGTTACTGCTATCGGTCAAGGCACCCAAAAGTCAACCGAGCAACAATTACAATCACTGGGAACTGACATTTTGCAAGTACAATCGGGTGCAGCCAGAAGTGGCGGAGTGCGGCAGGGCAGTGGTAGTGCAACAACATTAACTCTAGAAGATGCTCAGGCGATCGCACAAGAGGTTTTAGGTGTTGACCGAGTGTCTGCTTTCCTACAGCAGAATGCCCAAGTCGTTTATGCCGGAAACAACGACTCGATGACCATTATTGGAACTGATATAAATTATCCATATGTGCGAAACACGCATCCTCAAACAGGTAGATTTTTCAGTCAGGAAGAAGTCGATTCAGCGAAAGCTGTGGCGATATTGGGTCCCACCGCACGAGATGAACTGCTGGGAACAGGAAGCAACGCAGAAGGCGCACAAATCCGCATCGCCGGAGAAACCTATGACGTGATTGGCGTTATGGAGACGAAGGGAGCGCAAGGTCCACAAAACCCAGATGAACAAATTTATATCCCGCTTACCAATATGTCTGCCCGGTTAGTGGGAAACAACGCTGTCAAGGGACTTGCCATCAGAGGAATTTATGTCAAAGTCAAAAGCCAGGATCTGCTAGACGCTGCCCAGTATCAAACTACGAATCTCTTACGGGTACGACATGGCATTTTTCCTGAAAAAGGAGAAACGGATGATTTTCGGACTGTGAACTCAGCCGATATCATCGAAACGCTCACCAGTACATCTAAGCTTTTTACCGTGATGATAGTGGCAGTTGCTGGAATTTCTTTAATTGTTGGCGGTATTGGTATTGCCAATATTATGCTTGTGTCAGTGGTCGAACGGACACGGGAAATCGGGATTCGTAAAGCGATTGGAGCGACTGGTACTGCTATTTTGACCCAGTTTTTAGCTGAGGCAGTGGTGATTGCAATCATGGGAGGGGTTGTTGGTATATGTCTTGGAATTGCGATCGCCTTCGCAGCCTCAAACCTGTTCAAATTTCCCTTGGTGATTTCGCCTTGGTCGATTGTATTCGGCTTTGGTTTGACATTTGTGATTGGACTGCTGGCTGGCGTTGTCCCAGCTCGCAATGCTGCTAGACTTGACCCAATCACCGCACTGAGGAGTGATTAG
- a CDS encoding efflux RND transporter periplasmic adaptor subunit: protein MTLDSLQPTTFKPSGKGLMNHKLTKWLMGLLILSSLTGGGYLVYRQTVISSAQEARSKMQTVPVQRETLPITISANGIIEAKQSTNVSPKSSGRLKSLLVDEGDSVKAGQILAYMDDSNLQGQLIQARGSLAAAQANLQKAIAGNRPQDIAQAQAQLEEAQANLQKGIVGNRPQDIAQAQARLKSAQATLAKAEDDFQRNQQLYNAGAISLQTVNQKRADRDSAQAAVNEAQQALALQKAGSRTEDIEQLKAVVEQRQQALALLKAGNRQEDIDSARAQVVQQQGSLKTIQTQIQDMVIRAPFSGIVTSKYSDPGDFVTPTTSGSSVSGSTSSSILSLASNYQVVANVAETDISKIKVGQPVTITADAYPDKTFQGKVAQVAAQATVTSNVTSLKVRVDLTDPETLLLPSMNVDAKFNAGNLNNVLVVPTVAIAREENGTGVRVLTETGRTRFVPIQTGLTVGNKTQVRSGLQGNEKVLVSAPRGFNRGSNRGGRSGGMGGGYGGMGGRRGGF from the coding sequence ATGACACTTGATTCTCTCCAACCTACTACATTTAAGCCTTCAGGAAAAGGCTTGATGAACCACAAGCTGACGAAATGGCTGATGGGGTTACTCATTCTCAGTTCACTAACGGGGGGTGGATACCTTGTTTACCGTCAGACGGTGATTTCCTCCGCTCAGGAAGCCAGAAGCAAAATGCAGACAGTTCCAGTCCAGCGAGAAACCTTACCCATCACCATATCAGCCAACGGTATCATTGAAGCCAAACAATCGACCAACGTCAGCCCCAAAAGTTCTGGACGTCTAAAAAGCTTGCTGGTGGATGAAGGTGATTCTGTGAAAGCAGGACAAATCCTCGCATACATGGATGACTCAAACCTGCAAGGGCAACTGATTCAAGCACGAGGATCTCTGGCTGCTGCCCAGGCGAACTTGCAAAAGGCAATAGCAGGGAATCGCCCTCAAGATATTGCTCAAGCACAGGCACAATTAGAAGAAGCCCAAGCGAATCTGCAAAAGGGAATAGTAGGGAATCGCCCTCAAGATATTGCTCAAGCACAGGCACGTTTAAAAAGTGCTCAAGCAACTTTAGCAAAAGCGGAAGATGATTTCCAGCGCAATCAGCAACTATATAATGCTGGTGCGATTTCCCTTCAAACTGTAAACCAAAAACGTGCTGATAGGGACAGCGCCCAAGCTGCGGTGAATGAAGCGCAGCAAGCCCTGGCGTTACAAAAAGCAGGATCACGCACAGAAGATATCGAGCAATTAAAGGCGGTGGTGGAGCAAAGACAGCAAGCTTTAGCACTACTGAAAGCTGGAAATCGCCAAGAAGATATTGACTCTGCACGCGCTCAAGTGGTTCAGCAGCAGGGCAGCCTGAAAACGATTCAAACACAAATCCAAGACATGGTGATTCGTGCCCCATTTAGTGGAATTGTGACTTCCAAGTATTCCGATCCGGGTGATTTCGTGACACCTACAACATCCGGCAGTTCGGTTTCGGGATCAACCTCTTCTTCGATTCTGTCGCTGGCATCAAATTATCAGGTTGTGGCAAATGTTGCCGAAACTGATATTAGTAAAATTAAGGTAGGACAGCCGGTAACAATCACAGCCGATGCGTATCCTGACAAAACCTTTCAGGGGAAAGTTGCCCAGGTTGCAGCTCAGGCAACGGTGACATCCAACGTCACCAGCCTTAAAGTAAGAGTGGATCTTACCGATCCTGAAACTTTACTGCTTCCTAGCATGAATGTCGATGCGAAATTCAATGCAGGGAACTTAAACAATGTGCTTGTTGTGCCAACGGTGGCGATCGCCCGCGAGGAAAATGGCACCGGAGTCCGGGTACTTACTGAAACTGGTCGGACTCGATTTGTGCCAATTCAAACCGGACTTACCGTGGGTAACAAAACCCAAGTGCGTTCTGGCTTGCAAGGAAATGAAAAAGTTTTGGTGAGTGCGCCACGAGGTTTCAACAGGGGTAGTAACAGGGGTGGTCGTTCTGGCGGAATGGGTGGTGGTTATGGCGGTATGGGTGGTCGTCGCGGTGGTTTTTAA
- a CDS encoding cytochrome b — protein sequence MPNTTTPLKGRLNDAFGRLWKLHWVMAACFLIIYLIGMVMARLPREVFFRGSLYNVHKSFGVLVLGLLLLRIFTLLQVMAKNYLKRSRRFTPQWIKTFSLHLVIYLLMLVVPISGIFLSNTGGHEIPFFFVTLPNWFEENRSVGALAHNLHFWLSYTLLALVALHMIEQRQFLRRTWKQIFKENT from the coding sequence ATGCCAAACACCACAACTCCCTTAAAAGGACGATTAAATGATGCGTTTGGGCGGTTATGGAAGCTGCATTGGGTTATGGCTGCCTGTTTTCTCATCATCTACTTGATTGGTATGGTGATGGCTCGCTTGCCGCGTGAAGTTTTCTTTAGAGGCTCTCTGTACAACGTCCATAAGTCATTTGGTGTATTAGTTCTAGGTTTGCTGCTCTTGAGGATTTTCACGCTGCTGCAAGTTATGGCAAAAAACTATCTCAAGCGCAGTCGTAGGTTCACACCCCAGTGGATAAAAACCTTTTCCCTCCATTTAGTGATTTACCTGCTGATGCTGGTTGTTCCAATCAGCGGCATTTTTTTATCAAACACAGGTGGGCATGAAATTCCGTTCTTTTTTGTGACGTTGCCCAATTGGTTTGAGGAAAATCGTTCTGTTGGTGCGCTCGCCCACAATCTACACTTCTGGCTGTCCTACACCCTCCTAGCACTGGTTGCCCTACACATGATTGAGCAACGTCAGTTTCTCCGTAGAACCTGGAAACAGATTTTCAAGGAAAATACTTGA
- a CDS encoding response regulator transcription factor — MKVLFVEDETKIANFVQAGLKEQGFVVDYCDNGDEGYLRALDNEYDVIVLDIMVPGKDGLWILKQLRRSGRNVPVILLTARNELDDRLEGLNLGADDYIAKPFFVEELAARIHAVVRQSVGTRQNLLSVGSLKLDRITREVTCNQQAIELSSREFNLLEYLMRSPGRVFTRTQILEHVWGYDFNANTNVVDVCIQRIRKKIDSIDRANWIESIRGVGYRFCKPNLI; from the coding sequence GTGAAAGTTCTGTTTGTCGAAGACGAAACAAAAATTGCTAACTTTGTCCAGGCTGGACTGAAGGAGCAGGGATTTGTCGTAGACTACTGCGACAACGGTGATGAAGGTTATCTGCGAGCATTAGACAATGAATATGATGTGATTGTGCTCGACATCATGGTACCAGGGAAAGATGGACTATGGATTCTCAAACAACTGCGGCGTTCAGGTCGAAATGTTCCTGTGATTTTGTTGACGGCTCGCAATGAATTGGATGATCGCCTGGAAGGACTGAATTTGGGAGCTGATGACTACATTGCTAAACCGTTTTTTGTGGAAGAATTAGCGGCTCGAATTCATGCGGTTGTCCGACAGAGTGTGGGTACTCGTCAAAATCTCCTTTCGGTTGGCTCGCTCAAGCTTGATCGCATCACGCGAGAAGTCACTTGCAATCAACAAGCAATAGAATTGAGCAGCCGCGAGTTTAATCTTTTGGAGTATCTCATGCGTTCTCCCGGACGGGTTTTTACTCGTACCCAAATCCTAGAACACGTTTGGGGTTACGACTTTAATGCCAACACCAATGTCGTAGATGTTTGTATTCAGCGCATTCGTAAAAAAATTGACTCGATTGATCGAGCAAATTGGATTGAAAGCATTCGAGGGGTTGGATACCGATTTTGCAAGCCGAATCTAATATGA